In Triticum aestivum cultivar Chinese Spring chromosome 5B, IWGSC CS RefSeq v2.1, whole genome shotgun sequence, the following proteins share a genomic window:
- the LOC123115953 gene encoding neo-calmodulin: MDELTKEQIQEFREAFSLFDKDGDGTITTKELGTVMRSLGQHPTEEELKDMVEEVDADGSGSIDFNEFLGLVARQMRGDAEAEEELHEAFRVFDKDNNGFISLDELRTVMKNLGEKLSEDELNEMLQEADADGDGQINYKEFAKVMMAKRRANAEEHGGGEHSGAEHSHNRGGGCPCTIL; the protein is encoded by the exons ATGGACGAGCTTACCAAGGAGCAGATCCAGGAGTTCCGGGAGGCCTTCAGCCTCTTCGACAAAGATGGCGACG GGACGATCACGACCAAGGAGCTGGGGACGGTGATGCGGTCGCTGGGGCAGCACCCGACGGAGGAGGAGCTCAAGGACATGGTGGAGGAGGTGGACGCCGACGGGAGCGGCTCCATCGACTTCAACGAGTTCCTGGGGCTGGTGGCGCGGCAGATGCGCGGGGACGCCGAAGCCGAGGAGGAGCTCCACGAGGCCTTCCGCGTCTTCGACAAGGACAACAATGGCTTCATCTCCCTCGACGAGCTCCGCACCGTCATGAAGAACCTCGGCGAGAAGCTCTCCGAGGACGAGCTCAACGAGATGCTCCAAGAGGCCGACGCCGACGGCGACGGGCAGATTAACTACAAGGAGTTCGCCAAGGTCATGATGGCAAA ACGGCGAGCAAATGCGGAGGAACATGGAGGTGGCGAACACAGCGGGGCGGAGCACTCACACAACCGTGGGGGCGGTTGCCCATGTACAATTCTCTAA